One part of the Halobacteria archaeon AArc-dxtr1 genome encodes these proteins:
- a CDS encoding NUDIX domain-containing protein, producing MSAQQDAELPHKNAAQDVIAVDGDDTELELVNRLEAHTGEGIRHRAFTSLVFDEDDNILLAQRAPDKRLWGTYWDGTVASHPVEGQSQEEATRKRLEEELGVTPDQYDDLRLTDRFEYKRYFENAGVEHEVCAVLKLTLTDRTLDPDEEEVAGLMWVPYERLHQNPAWYRQLRLCPWFEIAMRRDVSE from the coding sequence ATGAGCGCCCAGCAGGACGCCGAGTTGCCACACAAAAACGCCGCACAGGACGTCATCGCGGTCGACGGCGACGACACCGAACTCGAGTTAGTCAACCGACTCGAGGCCCACACAGGCGAGGGTATCCGGCATCGAGCCTTTACCTCGCTTGTCTTCGACGAGGACGACAACATCCTGCTCGCCCAGCGAGCGCCCGACAAGCGCCTCTGGGGGACCTACTGGGACGGCACCGTCGCTTCTCATCCGGTCGAGGGACAGAGCCAGGAGGAAGCGACCCGAAAGCGACTCGAAGAGGAGCTGGGTGTCACGCCCGATCAGTACGACGATCTACGACTGACCGATCGCTTCGAGTACAAACGCTACTTCGAGAACGCAGGCGTCGAACACGAGGTCTGTGCCGTTCTCAAGCTGACGCTAACCGACCGGACACTCGACCCCGACGAGGAGGAGGTCGCCGGGCTGATGTGGGTACCCTACGAGCGCCTCCACCAGAATCCAGCGTGGTACCGCCAGCTCCGACTCTGTCCGTGGTTCGAGATCGCGATGCGACGCGACGTGTCCGAATAG
- a CDS encoding molybdopterin-binding protein, which yields MTDADSPEAEADRDDPEKYPPVDSKPTEADANETAESPDSDDTAESTAPEEPPDAEEPDDTTTSDGTATSDDSAGIAVVTISDRESIEGDEVGAAVLTEFKKAGHDVTARALVEKDLDEVQSRVSALVDRDDVDLIVTVGSTGIEPSDVAIEAVEPLLDKKLPAFRDLFHQLSYAEMEAAVITSRAIGGVVEGTPVFCLPNNEIAVRLAVERLIAPQVERLLSLANAGSGGS from the coding sequence ATGACAGATGCCGATTCGCCGGAGGCAGAGGCCGATCGAGACGACCCGGAAAAATACCCACCAGTGGACTCGAAACCGACTGAAGCTGACGCCAACGAGACAGCAGAATCGCCAGATTCAGACGACACAGCGGAATCAACAGCGCCGGAAGAGCCACCCGATGCAGAAGAGCCAGATGACACGACGACGTCGGACGGCACAGCAACGTCGGACGATAGCGCCGGCATCGCCGTCGTGACGATCTCCGATCGGGAGTCGATCGAGGGCGACGAGGTCGGAGCTGCAGTCCTGACGGAGTTCAAAAAGGCAGGTCACGACGTCACTGCCAGAGCGTTGGTCGAAAAGGATCTCGACGAGGTCCAGTCGAGGGTCTCGGCGCTGGTCGATCGGGACGATGTCGATCTGATCGTCACCGTTGGGTCCACCGGCATCGAACCAAGCGACGTAGCGATCGAAGCCGTCGAACCGCTCTTGGACAAGAAGTTGCCGGCGTTTCGAGATCTGTTCCACCAGCTCTCCTACGCCGAGATGGAGGCGGCCGTGATCACGAGTCGGGCGATCGGCGGTGTCGTCGAGGGAACGCCGGTGTTCTGCCTCCCGAACAATGAGATCGCGGTTCGCCTGGCAGTCGAGAGGCTCATCGCTCCCCAAGTCGAACGGCTACTGTCGCTGGCGAACGCGGGAAGCGGCGGTAGTTGA
- a CDS encoding CTP synthetase — protein MKAIVAGPDEAGISEALSAAGVTVTRLNGVISRPQLEEAGVVDADLYVLTDVGQATTIPIVCDLTDDVRTVVYVDDTIPEFIRGQLDLALDPALLAPDVVASELIK, from the coding sequence ATGAAGGCAATCGTCGCTGGCCCCGACGAGGCCGGCATCAGCGAGGCGCTTTCGGCCGCAGGTGTGACCGTAACTCGGTTGAACGGCGTCATCTCGCGGCCCCAGCTCGAAGAGGCCGGCGTCGTCGACGCCGACCTGTACGTGCTGACCGATGTCGGTCAGGCGACGACGATACCGATCGTCTGTGACCTCACCGACGACGTTCGGACGGTCGTCTACGTTGACGATACGATCCCGGAGTTTATTCGCGGACAACTGGACTTGGCGCTTGACCCGGCATTGCTGGCACCCGACGTCGTCGCGAGCGAACTTATCAAGTAA
- the guaA gene encoding glutamine-hydrolyzing GMP synthase, with translation MVDTETFIPDAVAEIEDEIDGQNAVIALSGGVDSSVAAALAYEAIGDKLTPVYVDTGLMRKGETAQIRETFSYMDSLRVVDAKDRFLDALSGVTDPEEKRAVIGEQFIREFEREATDADADYLVQGTIYPDRIESEGGIKSHHNVGGLPDVVDFEGIVEPVRDLYKDEVREVARALDLDELVAERMPFPGPGLAVRVIGEVTEEKLEVARESCHVVEEELEEYEPWQALAAVIGKATGVKGDNRVHGWVVSVRSVDSRDGMTARAQEIDWETLQRIQSRITGENETVARVVYDVTHKPPATIEYE, from the coding sequence ATGGTAGACACTGAGACGTTCATCCCAGACGCAGTCGCAGAGATCGAAGACGAAATCGACGGGCAAAACGCCGTCATCGCCCTTTCGGGCGGCGTCGACTCCTCTGTCGCCGCTGCCCTGGCCTACGAGGCCATCGGCGACAAGCTCACCCCGGTCTACGTCGACACCGGCCTGATGCGAAAGGGCGAGACCGCCCAGATCCGCGAGACGTTTTCGTATATGGACTCCCTGCGAGTCGTCGACGCCAAGGATCGGTTCCTCGACGCCCTTTCTGGCGTCACCGATCCTGAAGAGAAGCGCGCCGTCATCGGCGAGCAGTTCATCCGCGAGTTCGAGCGCGAGGCCACAGATGCAGACGCCGACTACCTCGTTCAGGGGACGATCTACCCCGACCGGATTGAGTCCGAAGGTGGAATCAAGTCCCACCACAACGTCGGCGGACTCCCCGACGTCGTCGACTTCGAGGGCATCGTCGAACCCGTCCGCGACCTCTACAAAGATGAGGTCCGCGAGGTCGCGCGCGCGCTCGATCTGGACGAACTTGTCGCCGAGCGCATGCCGTTCCCTGGCCCCGGACTCGCCGTTCGCGTCATCGGCGAGGTCACCGAGGAGAAACTCGAGGTCGCTCGCGAGTCCTGTCACGTCGTCGAGGAGGAACTCGAAGAGTACGAGCCCTGGCAGGCCCTCGCGGCTGTCATCGGGAAAGCGACGGGCGTCAAGGGTGACAACCGCGTCCACGGCTGGGTCGTCTCCGTCCGCTCGGTCGACTCTCGTGACGGGATGACTGCCCGCGCCCAGGAGATCGACTGGGAGACACTCCAGCGCATTCAGTCACGGATCACCGGTGAGAACGAGACCGTCGCCCGTGTCGTCTACGACGTCACACACAAACCGCCCGCGACGATCGAGTACGAGTGA
- the pyrG gene encoding CTP synthase (glutamine hydrolyzing), translated as MPTESDTHYDPSLGNKFIFVTGGVMSGLGKGITAASTGRLLKNAGFDVTAVKIDPYLNVDAGTMNPYQHGEVYVLEDGGEVDLDLGNYERFLDIDMTSDHNITTGKTYQHVIEKERAGDYLGKTVQIIPHITDDIKRRIREAAEGTDVCLIEVGGTVGDIEGMPYLEALRQFAHEEDDEDILFAHVTLVPYSKNGEQKTKPTQHSVKEVRSIGLQPDVIVGRCEDKLDPETKEKIALFCDIPTEAVFSNPDVEDVYHVPLMVEDEGLDQFVLERFGLADEALPEGERANGWREVVTTEKDGAVEIALVGKYDLEDAYMSIRESLKHAGFELGVDANVRWVHADGLADGYDGQLDDVDGIIVPGGFGMRGTEGKIRAAQYARENDVPFLGLCLGFQMAVVEYARNVLGFEGAHSAEMDAETPHPVIDILPEQYEVEDMGGTMRLGEHETQIESGTLAHELYGDTSCTERHRHRYEVNPEYFEDFADEPLVFSGTAGNRMEILELEDHPYFLGTQYHPEYSSRPGKPSPPFVGLLEAILETTEVGGDETDSRSEHEVTH; from the coding sequence ATGCCGACGGAATCGGACACTCATTATGACCCCTCCCTGGGGAACAAGTTCATCTTCGTCACCGGCGGCGTGATGTCGGGACTCGGCAAGGGAATCACGGCCGCGAGCACCGGCCGACTCCTGAAAAACGCCGGCTTCGACGTCACCGCGGTGAAGATCGATCCCTACCTGAATGTCGACGCGGGGACGATGAATCCCTACCAGCACGGCGAAGTGTACGTCTTAGAAGACGGCGGGGAGGTCGACCTCGATCTGGGGAACTACGAGCGGTTCCTCGATATCGATATGACCTCGGATCACAACATCACCACCGGAAAGACCTACCAGCACGTCATCGAGAAAGAGCGTGCGGGAGACTATCTCGGAAAGACGGTCCAGATCATCCCCCACATTACGGACGACATCAAGCGTCGCATCCGCGAGGCCGCCGAGGGAACCGACGTCTGTCTCATCGAAGTCGGTGGCACGGTCGGCGACATCGAGGGGATGCCCTACCTCGAGGCGCTGCGACAGTTCGCCCACGAGGAAGACGACGAGGATATTCTCTTCGCCCATGTCACGCTCGTCCCGTACTCGAAAAACGGCGAGCAAAAGACGAAGCCGACCCAGCACAGCGTCAAGGAGGTCCGTTCGATCGGGCTCCAGCCGGACGTGATCGTGGGTCGCTGTGAGGACAAACTCGACCCCGAGACCAAAGAGAAGATCGCGCTGTTCTGTGACATCCCGACGGAGGCCGTCTTCTCGAACCCGGACGTCGAGGACGTCTACCACGTCCCGCTGATGGTCGAAGACGAGGGGTTAGACCAGTTCGTTCTCGAACGGTTTGGCCTGGCCGACGAGGCCCTCCCGGAGGGCGAGCGCGCCAACGGGTGGCGAGAGGTCGTCACCACGGAGAAAGACGGCGCGGTCGAGATTGCACTCGTCGGCAAGTACGATCTCGAAGACGCCTACATGTCGATCCGCGAGTCGCTCAAACACGCCGGCTTCGAGCTCGGCGTCGACGCGAACGTTCGCTGGGTCCACGCCGACGGGCTGGCAGACGGCTACGACGGCCAGCTCGACGACGTCGACGGTATCATCGTCCCCGGCGGCTTCGGCATGCGGGGCACCGAAGGCAAGATCCGGGCGGCCCAGTACGCCCGCGAGAATGACGTTCCCTTCCTCGGACTCTGTCTTGGCTTCCAGATGGCCGTCGTGGAGTACGCCCGGAACGTACTGGGCTTCGAGGGCGCCCACTCCGCGGAGATGGACGCCGAGACGCCCCACCCAGTCATCGACATCCTGCCCGAGCAGTACGAGGTCGAGGATATGGGCGGAACGATGCGCCTCGGCGAGCACGAAACCCAGATCGAATCCGGCACGCTCGCCCACGAGCTCTACGGCGACACCAGCTGTACGGAGCGCCACCGCCACCGCTACGAGGTCAACCCCGAGTACTTCGAGGACTTCGCCGACGAACCGCTCGTCTTCTCCGGAACGGCGGGCAACCGGATGGAGATCTTAGAACTCGAGGACCACCCCTATTTCCTCGGCACGCAGTACCACCCCGAGTACAGCTCGCGACCCGGGAAGCCGAGCCCGCCGTTCGTCGGCTTACTCGAGGCGATCCTCGAGACGACCGAGGTGGGCGGCGACGAAACTGATTCGCGAAGCGAACACGAGGTAACCCACTAA